A genomic stretch from Carassius auratus strain Wakin chromosome 35, ASM336829v1, whole genome shotgun sequence includes:
- the LOC113054295 gene encoding zinc-binding protein A33-like, translating to MATAGDSRGELQKELVCSICLDYFDDPVILKCGHNFCRMCILMHWEENGGDDVGYQCPECRMVFAKMSFTKNYLVKNLVDKLSDFDYLKTCRPSAPAKPVKMDGKCERHHEELKLYCHTDRKPICVVCRESRAHRHHDVAPVPEVVEDMKSELKLRLIKLNWQKSMCTRVKSTDEQAKTDVKLKKQALKEKIEDDVGALVQFLLDEKDDLLERLEVEAEATIGLIDANLKRVESEAAKVDKAITEIQNQLSDSANFESISNSYLSSSHVNLGVQASNSPPDFSEFTGPFQLIMWKKMMHVLHTMPQNLTLDLDTAHPSLAISDFDTKVEEGRVRSQEPDMPQRFTRFFGVLATAQYSSGQHYWEVDVRDKGVWYLGVTTEYSNRKGFVNLSPSAGYWSLCLQDRLYANEEDSRVPVADYWNSPRVGVFLDYDRGHVTFFDAVTMKRIYNFVTYFDEPVSPFFSPGKNDPGSRLQICHFY from the exons ATGGCCACTGCCGGAGATTCGAGAGGAGAGCTTCAGAAGGAATTAGTCTGTTCTATTTGCCTCGATTACTTCGACGACCCCGTCATTTTAAAATGCGGCCACAATTTCTGCCGCATGTGCATTTTGATGCATTGGGAGGAAAATGGAGGCGATGATGTGGGTTACCAGTGTCCGGAGTGCAGGATG GTGTTCGCAAAAATGAGTTTCACCAAAAACTACCTAGTAAAGAACTTGGTGGATAAACTGAGCGACTTCGACTATCTGAAGACGTGTAGGCCCTCAGCACCCGCGAAACCCGTGAAGATGGACGGGAAATGTGAGCGACACCACGAGGAGCTCAAACTGTACTGCCACACGGACAGGAAGCCCATCTGCGTGGTGTGTCGCGAGTCCAGAGCCCACAG acaCCATGATGTTGCTCCTGTACCCGAGGTTGTTGAAGACATGAAG AGTGAGCTGAAGCTGAGACTCATCAAGCTGAATTGGCAGAAGTCCATGTGTACGCGAGTAAAGAGCACAGACGAGCAGGCCAAAACTGATGTCAAG CTCAAAAAACAAGCCTTGAAGGAGAAGATCGAAGATGATGTCGGTGCTCTGGTTCAGTTTTTGTTGGATGAGAAGGATGATCTGCTGGAAAGGCTGGAGGTCGAAGCGGAGGCCACTATCGGGCTGATCGATGCCAACCTGAAGCGCGTGGAGAGCGAGGCAGCCAAAGTGGACAAAGCCATCACTGAAATTCAGAATCAACTAAGTGACAGCGCTAACTTTGAG aGTATCAGTAATTCATACTTAAG ctcCTCTCATGTAAACCTCGGCGTCCAGGCCTCTAACTCTCCTCCAGACTTCTCGGAGTTCACAGGCCCATTTCAGCTCATCATGTGGAAGAAGATGATGCACGTGTTACACACAA TGCCTCAGAATCTGACTCTGGATTTAGACACCGCTCACCCCTCATTGGCCATCAGCGACTTTGACACAAAGGTGGAGGAGGGCCGGGTGCGCTCCCAGGAGCCCGACATGCCGCAGCGTTTCACCCGTTTCTTCGGGGTGCTCGCTACCGCCCAGTATTCCAGCGGCCAGCACTACTGGGAGGTGGACGTGCGGGACAAGGGGGTCTGGTATCTGGGCGTCACCACCGAGTACAGCAACCGTAAAGGTTTTGTAAACCTATCGCCCTCTGCTGGCTACTGGAGCCTGTGTCTCCAAGACCGACTGTACGCCAACGAGGAAGACTCGCGCGTGCCTGTGGCAGACTATTGGAACTCTCCTCGCGTCGGTGTCTTCTTAGATTACGACCGGGGGCACGTTACGTTCTTCGACGCCGTCACAATGAAACGCATCTATAACTTTGTCACGTACTTCGACGAGCCCGTCTCCCCCTTCTTCAGCCCAGGAAAAAACGACCCGGGCAGCCGGCTACAGATATGTCATTTCTACTGA